The Mycolicibacterium boenickei genome has a segment encoding these proteins:
- a CDS encoding TetR/AcrR family transcriptional regulator: protein MSEQSERDAIMRAAYRLISRGSDSTRASTSIEKILQAAGVNRRIFYRHFASKDDLIIAMQEWAGELILTELQQAVDTATTPAEAVAAWIEHYLSIGWQETRFRDALAFMSTEVAGAPGIGAGLEATYARHREVLTAALTEGLADGSLPNARPELDSFAIHAVAVRHLEARIRGRLGTDFDEVRNQMTRLILTGLSAAPVEP from the coding sequence ATGAGTGAGCAATCCGAACGCGACGCGATCATGCGTGCCGCCTACCGGTTGATCAGCCGCGGCAGCGACTCGACCAGGGCCAGCACATCGATCGAGAAGATCCTGCAAGCGGCGGGGGTCAACCGGCGCATCTTCTACCGCCACTTCGCCTCCAAGGACGACTTGATCATCGCGATGCAGGAGTGGGCGGGCGAGTTGATCCTGACCGAACTACAACAGGCCGTCGACACTGCGACGACGCCGGCCGAGGCGGTGGCCGCCTGGATCGAGCACTACCTCAGCATCGGCTGGCAGGAGACCCGGTTCCGAGATGCATTAGCGTTCATGTCAACAGAAGTCGCCGGCGCCCCGGGTATCGGCGCGGGCCTCGAAGCCACCTACGCCCGTCACCGCGAGGTGCTCACTGCAGCACTGACCGAGGGGTTGGCCGACGGCAGCCTTCCCAATGCGCGGCCCGAACTCGACTCGTTCGCCATCCACGCGGTCGCCGTGCGCCACCTCGAGGCGCGTATCCGCGGCCGCCTGGGCACCGATTTCGACGAGGTTCGCAATCAGATGACCCGGCTGATCTTAACCGGATTATCAGCGGCGCCAGTGGAGCCCTGA
- a CDS encoding Zn-ribbon domain-containing OB-fold protein — protein sequence MTTLITEGLFRIDGDRAVLFASRRRSTGAVKFPAERPELFDGAPDIQDDIEAIELSTEGTLYTYTTQQFAPPLPYKGNRSPEVFKPYVVGFVELAEGLLVETLIIGAEPADLRIGQRLVSTTTTLETADGKSLVTFAFRPA from the coding sequence ATGACCACATTGATCACCGAGGGACTGTTCCGAATCGACGGCGACCGCGCCGTCCTGTTTGCGTCGCGCCGGCGGTCGACGGGTGCCGTGAAATTCCCGGCCGAGCGACCGGAACTCTTCGATGGCGCTCCGGACATCCAGGACGATATCGAGGCGATCGAGTTGTCCACCGAGGGAACGCTTTACACCTACACCACCCAGCAGTTCGCGCCACCGCTCCCGTACAAGGGCAACCGGTCCCCCGAGGTGTTCAAACCCTATGTGGTGGGTTTCGTCGAACTGGCCGAGGGCCTGCTGGTGGAGACGTTGATCATCGGTGCGGAACCGGCCGACCTGCGGATCGGGCAGCGCCTGGTATCAACGACCACCACGTTGGAGACCGCCGACGGCAAGTCGCTGGTGACGTTCGCGTTCCGGCCTGCCTAA
- a CDS encoding cytochrome P450 yields MTETQTTPRPRAEVDLDHHSAQFREDPYGRFRQMRESGCPVAHSDHYEGFWALTDYASVFEAARDDALFNSYPSVGVPASELPLPILPIESDPPETQELREVTLKRFSPGSAERFREAAIGMTNEAIDAFIERGRCDLVSELTTPLPARLILRLLNFDESRFMDWVHWVHTTVHDRAHDPEKAGTAGMEMFGEIVKHMTERRAEGLGDDLFSDILRGSLNGQPLDDGQITMYTVLMMLGGMDTTSGFTGNVLLRLCTDSELREKFIEDPSLIKKSTDELLRLYTPTLGLARTVAHDAEFHGQPLCQGDRAILMWAAANRDPAIFENPDTLDLDRPNAKKHMAFGIGMHRCLGSHYAKMMFDVMITQILSRLPDFELAGEAKLFEDAGEVYAVRELPVTFTPGRRLS; encoded by the coding sequence ATGACCGAAACTCAAACGACGCCGCGCCCGCGCGCCGAGGTGGACCTCGATCACCACTCGGCGCAATTCCGCGAGGACCCCTACGGAAGATTCCGTCAGATGCGTGAATCCGGTTGTCCGGTCGCGCACTCCGATCACTACGAAGGTTTCTGGGCCCTGACCGACTACGCCTCGGTTTTCGAGGCGGCCCGCGACGATGCGTTGTTCAACTCCTACCCCTCGGTCGGTGTGCCGGCCAGCGAGCTGCCGCTACCCATCCTGCCGATCGAGTCTGATCCGCCGGAGACCCAGGAGTTGCGCGAAGTCACCCTCAAGCGGTTCTCCCCCGGTTCGGCCGAACGCTTCCGAGAAGCCGCGATCGGCATGACCAACGAGGCGATCGATGCGTTCATCGAGCGGGGCCGGTGTGATCTCGTCAGCGAGCTGACCACGCCGCTGCCTGCGCGGTTGATCCTGCGCCTCCTGAACTTCGACGAGTCACGGTTCATGGATTGGGTGCACTGGGTGCACACCACCGTGCACGACCGCGCCCACGACCCGGAGAAGGCGGGGACGGCCGGCATGGAGATGTTCGGCGAGATCGTCAAACACATGACCGAACGGCGCGCAGAGGGCCTCGGCGACGATCTGTTCAGCGATATCCTGCGCGGTTCGCTCAACGGCCAACCGCTCGACGACGGCCAGATCACCATGTACACGGTGCTGATGATGCTGGGCGGAATGGACACCACCAGCGGCTTCACCGGTAACGTCCTGCTGCGGCTATGCACAGACAGCGAGCTCCGCGAGAAGTTCATCGAAGACCCCAGCCTCATCAAGAAGTCAACCGACGAGCTGCTGCGGCTGTACACGCCCACGCTCGGCCTGGCCCGCACCGTCGCACACGACGCCGAATTCCACGGCCAACCGCTGTGCCAGGGTGATCGGGCAATTCTGATGTGGGCGGCGGCCAACCGTGACCCCGCCATATTCGAAAACCCCGACACCCTCGATCTTGACCGACCGAACGCCAAGAAGCACATGGCATTCGGCATCGGCATGCACCGGTGCCTGGGTTCTCACTACGCCAAGATGATGTTCGATGTGATGATCACCCAGATCCTGTCGCGGCTACCGGACTTCGAATTGGCCGGTGAGGCAAAGCTGTTCGAAGACGCCGGCGAGGTGTACGCGGTGCGCGAGCTGCCGGTCACGTTCACGCCCGGCCGAAGGTTGAGCTGA
- a CDS encoding TetR/AcrR family transcriptional regulator yields the protein MTMTSGTAAGAQLDRGRGERTRSAILEASRRLFLERGYAGTPINAITEACGISRAGFYTYFKDKREIFNVLGKNAYHEVLAVIAEWADADEPFGANDIRTWVGHYFDYMDHHGAFVLASAQSAPDDDDFRNSRNRMVSRASWKLGQAIAGNGPHSPDVIGVAVMGLLDRAWHTVHRQTVAVDRNEMIAVVAEMIGQMVMP from the coding sequence ATGACGATGACCTCGGGTACCGCGGCCGGTGCGCAACTGGACCGCGGCCGGGGTGAACGCACCCGGTCGGCAATCCTGGAGGCCAGTCGCCGGCTGTTCTTGGAACGGGGCTACGCCGGCACCCCGATCAATGCGATCACCGAGGCGTGCGGCATCTCGCGGGCCGGGTTCTACACGTACTTCAAGGACAAGCGGGAGATCTTCAACGTCCTCGGCAAGAACGCCTATCACGAGGTTCTCGCTGTCATCGCCGAATGGGCGGACGCCGATGAACCGTTCGGCGCGAATGACATTCGGACCTGGGTCGGGCACTACTTCGATTACATGGACCACCACGGCGCGTTCGTACTGGCTTCGGCGCAGTCCGCCCCCGATGACGACGACTTCCGAAACTCCCGTAACCGCATGGTGTCTCGCGCATCGTGGAAGTTGGGTCAGGCCATCGCCGGAAACGGCCCGCATTCACCGGATGTCATCGGTGTCGCGGTGATGGGCCTGCTGGACCGGGCCTGGCATACCGTGCATCGGCAAACGGTCGCCGTCGACCGCAACGAGATGATTGCGGTGGTCGCCGAGATGATCGGCCAAATGGTGATGCCGTAG
- a CDS encoding DUF2889 domain-containing protein — protein MTDLGTPEFGLHPLHGVHQPTTGNPPRRRRSARRTSSIDMTRDTGALDPVYLAGRARDIWTDDAGAVTEIGSAGLSATVELVARVVRHVEVTPPVAAVARLSGAPAMSGFRATADKAAPELRRTRDLRYALLDDVPVATLISGHALSASGLLGDVGSSGYLPVADQCAGFAAGGLLMTSFEAGDPVVVTGPQAPDLDHSDDPYAWHQVSPLPRYGMRRRRRVDVFEETPERIGIDAMFRDTYVHGDDLETIIHEYTLTATVDAATGVIVDSHATPRVLPWQECPGAVASAERITGMTLRDLHFRVRQELFGTSTCTHLNDLLRSVADAAQLMERVRGG, from the coding sequence GTGACAGACCTGGGCACCCCTGAGTTCGGGCTTCACCCCCTGCACGGTGTGCACCAGCCCACGACAGGCAATCCGCCGCGCCGTCGTCGGTCCGCGCGTCGCACTTCGTCGATCGACATGACGCGCGATACGGGCGCGCTGGACCCGGTGTACTTGGCTGGGCGGGCCCGCGATATCTGGACCGACGACGCGGGCGCGGTCACCGAAATCGGTTCGGCCGGTTTGTCGGCCACCGTCGAATTGGTGGCCCGTGTGGTACGGCATGTTGAGGTGACGCCACCGGTCGCGGCGGTGGCCCGACTCTCAGGCGCACCGGCCATGAGCGGGTTCCGCGCCACCGCCGACAAGGCGGCCCCGGAATTGCGCCGGACCCGAGACCTGCGCTACGCGCTGCTTGACGATGTTCCGGTCGCGACGCTGATCTCCGGGCATGCGTTGTCGGCGTCCGGTCTACTCGGGGACGTCGGGAGTTCCGGCTATCTGCCCGTCGCCGATCAATGTGCGGGCTTCGCCGCCGGCGGGCTGCTGATGACCTCCTTCGAGGCGGGAGATCCGGTAGTCGTCACCGGTCCACAGGCTCCCGATCTCGATCACAGCGACGATCCCTATGCCTGGCATCAGGTTTCACCATTACCGCGCTATGGCATGCGTCGCCGGCGCCGCGTCGACGTCTTCGAGGAGACACCCGAGCGGATCGGGATCGACGCTATGTTTCGCGATACCTATGTACACGGAGATGACCTGGAGACGATCATCCACGAGTACACGCTCACCGCCACAGTGGATGCCGCCACCGGCGTCATCGTCGACTCACACGCCACACCACGGGTGCTGCCGTGGCAGGAATGCCCGGGCGCGGTCGCCAGCGCCGAGCGCATCACCGGAATGACATTGCGCGACCTACATTTCCGCGTTCGTCAAGAATTATTCGGGACCAGCACCTGCACGCATCTCAACGATCTGCTGCGCAGCGTCGCCGACGCTGCGCAGCTGATGGAGCGGGTGCGCGGCGGGTAA
- a CDS encoding amidohydrolase family protein, translating to MTPPTDQFTDAPIFDADQHMYETPDALLKFLPDKYKSKVQFVQVGRHTRIAILNKITDYMPNPTFERVAAPGAHERFYSGQNPEGLTMREMSGRGIDAPPASRNPEDRIAELDRQGVDSCLNYPTLANLVEHSSAEDPELTAAIIHALNQWMLEHWGFSHANRIYSTPVINLGLLDEGRRELEYILNNGAKVALIKPAPVYGYKGWRSPALPEFDPFWKDVEDAGLPIVFHASQPPLQEYIDKWEPADTSNAFEMSAFKWTALGHREIADMLTSMICHGTLTRFPKLRIASVENGSAWIKPLFDDLASTYGKMPQNFPEHPHEVFRRNIWVSPFWEGSVADVVKTVGWDKVLFGSDWPHPEGLETPKGYFKYAEGMDERRTYDFMGDNARRFMGLPIANPDPEAVKPPLLANA from the coding sequence ATGACACCGCCCACTGACCAGTTCACGGATGCGCCGATTTTCGATGCAGATCAGCACATGTACGAGACACCCGACGCGCTGCTGAAGTTCCTGCCGGACAAGTACAAGTCGAAGGTGCAGTTCGTCCAGGTCGGCCGCCACACCCGGATCGCGATCCTGAACAAGATCACCGACTACATGCCGAACCCCACCTTCGAACGGGTCGCCGCCCCCGGCGCACACGAGCGGTTCTACTCGGGCCAGAACCCCGAGGGCCTGACCATGCGGGAGATGTCCGGACGCGGTATCGATGCGCCGCCGGCGTCACGCAATCCCGAAGACCGCATCGCCGAACTGGACCGCCAGGGCGTCGATTCCTGCCTGAACTACCCCACACTGGCCAATCTGGTCGAGCACTCCTCGGCCGAGGATCCGGAGCTGACGGCGGCGATCATCCACGCACTCAACCAATGGATGCTCGAGCACTGGGGTTTCAGCCACGCCAACCGCATCTACTCGACGCCGGTCATCAACCTGGGCCTCCTTGATGAGGGCCGTCGCGAACTCGAATACATCTTGAACAACGGCGCCAAGGTCGCGTTGATCAAACCGGCGCCCGTGTACGGCTACAAGGGCTGGCGCTCTCCCGCCCTGCCCGAGTTCGACCCGTTCTGGAAGGACGTCGAGGACGCCGGGCTGCCGATCGTGTTCCACGCCAGCCAACCCCCACTGCAGGAGTACATCGACAAGTGGGAGCCGGCGGACACCAGTAACGCCTTCGAGATGTCGGCGTTCAAATGGACCGCGCTGGGGCACCGCGAGATCGCCGACATGCTGACCAGCATGATCTGCCACGGCACCCTGACCCGGTTCCCGAAGCTCCGGATCGCCAGCGTCGAGAACGGAAGTGCCTGGATCAAACCGCTTTTCGATGATCTGGCGTCAACCTACGGCAAGATGCCGCAGAACTTCCCCGAGCACCCGCACGAGGTGTTCCGCCGCAACATCTGGGTCAGCCCGTTCTGGGAGGGCTCGGTTGCCGATGTGGTCAAAACCGTCGGGTGGGACAAGGTGCTGTTCGGTTCGGACTGGCCGCATCCCGAAGGCCTGGAGACGCCCAAGGGCTACTTCAAGTACGCCGAGGGTATGGACGAGCGTCGCACCTACGACTTCATGGGCGACAACGCGCGGCGCTTCATGGGTCTGCCGATCGCCAATCCCGACCCAGAGGCCGTCAAGCCTCCGTTGTTGGCGAACGCCTGA
- a CDS encoding thiolase family protein, whose protein sequence is MSSTPDIAIIGVGLHPFGRYEDRSALEMGAVAISRALRDAGVAWSNVGSLYAGSLEVANPEAVTGLAGMTGLPARATLSGCATGNSLLTLAARDVQLGEADIAVGVGLDKHPRGAFGADPSVSGLPQWYGEQGMFLTTHYFGTKIMRYMHDHGISEETLARVAAKNFDNGALAPHAWRRKPMSIEAILSSPVVNAPLRQYMYCNPNEGAAAVVVCRADKAKQYTDTPIYLRSTALRSRREGAYELLRTSIELPIVPGTTAEAATAAYELAGIGPEDVDVAQLQDTDSGSEIIHMAETGLCKDGEQEALLADGATKIGGRLPVNTDGGLLANGEPVGASGLRQIYELVQQLRGTAGERQVPNDPQVGLAQLYGAPGTAAVAILSK, encoded by the coding sequence ATGAGCAGCACGCCCGACATCGCCATCATCGGCGTCGGACTTCACCCATTCGGACGCTACGAGGATCGCTCCGCGCTGGAGATGGGTGCCGTGGCCATCAGCAGGGCACTGCGTGATGCCGGGGTGGCCTGGTCGAACGTGGGCAGTCTGTACGCGGGCAGCCTCGAGGTGGCCAACCCCGAGGCGGTCACCGGGCTGGCCGGGATGACCGGGCTGCCGGCACGGGCGACGCTCAGCGGGTGCGCCACCGGAAACTCGCTGCTGACGCTGGCGGCCCGCGACGTGCAACTCGGGGAGGCCGACATCGCAGTCGGCGTCGGCCTGGACAAGCATCCGCGGGGCGCGTTCGGCGCCGACCCATCAGTGTCCGGCCTACCACAGTGGTACGGCGAACAAGGCATGTTCCTGACCACCCACTACTTCGGCACAAAGATCATGCGGTACATGCACGATCACGGCATCAGCGAAGAGACGCTGGCCCGGGTCGCGGCGAAGAACTTCGACAACGGCGCGCTGGCACCGCACGCCTGGCGGCGCAAGCCCATGAGCATCGAGGCGATTCTCAGCTCCCCAGTCGTGAATGCGCCGCTGCGCCAGTACATGTACTGCAACCCGAACGAGGGTGCCGCAGCCGTGGTCGTCTGCCGCGCCGATAAAGCCAAGCAGTACACCGACACTCCGATCTACCTGCGATCAACCGCCTTGCGTAGCCGCCGCGAAGGCGCCTACGAACTGCTGCGGACATCGATCGAACTGCCCATCGTGCCCGGCACGACAGCCGAAGCGGCCACGGCCGCATATGAATTAGCCGGCATCGGTCCCGAGGATGTCGACGTCGCCCAGCTGCAGGACACCGACTCGGGCTCGGAGATCATCCACATGGCCGAGACCGGCCTGTGCAAAGACGGCGAACAGGAGGCACTGCTCGCCGACGGAGCCACCAAGATCGGCGGTCGGCTGCCCGTCAACACCGACGGTGGCCTGCTGGCCAACGGCGAACCGGTCGGTGCATCCGGCCTGCGCCAGATCTACGAACTGGTACAGCAACTGCGCGGCACCGCCGGCGAACGTCAGGTGCCCAACGACCCGCAGGTCGGACTGGCTCAGCTGTACGGCGCACCGGGAACAGCTGCGGTCGCAATCCTCTCCAAGTAG
- a CDS encoding class I adenylate-forming enzyme family protein gives MSISLLLEMAVSDDPDRVAFVDSDIRLTAAELSGLADGGAGVVASSGASHVVYVGTGGAMLPLLMFSAARANAAFTPLNYRLSADGLGQLIDRLADPLIVVDDNYRDMVAGARVVSSAEFIASARSAEPAAEFADPDDVAVVLFTSGTTSRPKAVELTHNNLTSYVTGAVEFGSAAPADVALVCVPPYHIAGVMAALSNLYAGRTVVYLRRFDPREWVRLVADEGVTTATVVPTMLDRIVSVLEQDATELPTLRSLAYGGSKVAQPLVRKALDLLPHVGFVNAYGLTETSSTIAVLTPDDHRQAHVADDEVVARRLSSVGRPVPDIEVQIRAEDGTVLGPGDTGELFVRGPQVSGRYADIGSVLDAEGWFPTKDIAMLDDEGYLFIGGRSDDTIIRGGENIAPSEIEDVLVEHPDVREVAVVGLEDAEWGQIIVAVIVREAGRDPEPEQLREFARTKLRGSRTPDRIVFRGQLPTTPTGKVLRREILDDLRLASADQ, from the coding sequence TTGAGTATCTCGTTGCTACTTGAGATGGCTGTTTCGGATGATCCTGACCGGGTCGCCTTCGTGGACAGCGATATCCGGCTGACCGCGGCCGAATTGAGCGGACTCGCCGACGGCGGCGCAGGCGTAGTGGCCTCCTCGGGGGCATCGCACGTCGTCTACGTGGGCACCGGGGGCGCGATGCTCCCGCTGCTGATGTTTTCCGCGGCACGCGCCAACGCCGCGTTCACCCCGCTGAATTACCGGCTGAGTGCCGACGGGCTGGGGCAGCTCATCGACAGGTTGGCCGACCCGTTGATCGTGGTCGATGACAACTACCGCGACATGGTGGCCGGGGCGCGCGTAGTGAGCTCCGCCGAATTCATAGCCTCCGCGCGGTCAGCCGAGCCTGCGGCGGAGTTCGCCGATCCCGATGATGTGGCGGTCGTGTTGTTCACCTCGGGCACCACGTCGCGACCGAAAGCCGTTGAGCTGACGCACAACAATCTCACCAGCTACGTCACCGGAGCCGTGGAGTTCGGATCTGCCGCCCCAGCGGACGTCGCACTGGTATGTGTACCGCCGTATCACATCGCCGGGGTCATGGCCGCGCTGTCGAACCTCTACGCCGGTCGGACGGTGGTGTACCTGCGGCGGTTCGATCCGCGGGAATGGGTGCGCCTCGTGGCCGACGAGGGGGTCACCACCGCGACCGTGGTGCCGACCATGCTGGACCGCATCGTGTCCGTATTGGAGCAAGACGCCACCGAGCTCCCGACCCTGCGCAGCCTGGCCTACGGCGGATCGAAGGTCGCGCAGCCACTCGTCCGTAAGGCGCTTGATCTGCTTCCACATGTCGGCTTCGTCAACGCCTACGGGCTGACCGAGACCAGCTCGACCATCGCGGTGCTGACCCCGGACGACCACCGTCAGGCCCACGTCGCCGACGATGAAGTCGTCGCCCGGCGGTTGAGCTCGGTCGGTCGTCCGGTACCCGATATCGAGGTGCAGATCCGCGCGGAGGACGGCACCGTGCTCGGCCCAGGTGACACCGGCGAGCTGTTCGTACGTGGCCCGCAGGTCTCCGGCCGGTATGCCGACATCGGCTCGGTACTCGACGCCGAAGGGTGGTTCCCGACCAAGGACATTGCGATGCTCGACGACGAGGGCTACCTGTTCATCGGCGGTCGATCCGACGACACCATCATCCGGGGTGGCGAGAACATCGCGCCGTCGGAGATCGAGGATGTGCTTGTCGAACACCCCGATGTCCGCGAGGTTGCTGTCGTCGGCCTTGAGGATGCCGAATGGGGCCAGATCATCGTCGCGGTGATCGTGCGTGAGGCCGGCCGGGATCCGGAACCCGAGCAGCTGCGGGAATTCGCCCGCACCAAACTGCGCGGGTCCCGCACGCCCGACCGCATCGTGTTCCGCGGGCAGCTACCGACCACCCCTACCGGCAAGGTGTTGCGCCGCGAGATCCTCGATGACCTCAGGCTAGCCTCCGCCGACCAATGA
- a CDS encoding thiolase family protein — translation MGSTTSRAAIVAAARTPIGTARRGTLANTPAIELAKPVVATVVERSGLGAADFDDLVLAESLQGGGDSARYVAVDLGLTNIPGLAVNRQCASSLSAIAVGAGQIAAGMSRAILAGGMESCSTTPLLRKRKPFTTGKAAEDYEDPWFPFSHPPTADAPALDMSITVAHNCAVQYGITREAQDEWALRSHQRAVKAIDSGSFLDEIVPVRVPQADGSTITFSQDEHPRRDSSLETLAGLKVLHPEIDGFTVTAGNSSGVNDAAAAVALTTPDASREVLAHVLSWSAVGVAPNRTGSGPITAIPKALELAGRKLQDVALFEINEAFAAQAVACARELGLDEEIVNVYGSGISLGHPIAATGARMVTSAIYELRRRGGGLGVLSMCAGGGMGAAMVIEVS, via the coding sequence ATGGGCTCGACGACGTCCCGCGCAGCGATTGTGGCCGCTGCCCGCACACCGATCGGAACCGCACGCCGGGGCACGCTGGCCAACACGCCGGCGATCGAGCTCGCCAAACCGGTGGTCGCTACCGTCGTCGAACGGTCCGGTCTCGGTGCCGCGGACTTCGATGACCTGGTGCTGGCCGAGAGCCTGCAGGGCGGCGGCGACAGCGCCCGCTACGTCGCCGTCGATCTCGGCCTTACCAACATCCCCGGCCTCGCTGTGAACCGCCAGTGCGCGTCCAGCCTCTCGGCGATCGCCGTCGGCGCCGGCCAGATCGCGGCAGGCATGAGCCGGGCCATCCTGGCCGGTGGCATGGAATCCTGCTCCACCACGCCACTGCTGCGTAAGCGCAAGCCGTTTACCACCGGCAAGGCTGCCGAGGATTACGAGGATCCATGGTTCCCGTTCTCTCATCCCCCCACCGCGGACGCCCCGGCCCTGGACATGTCGATCACCGTCGCACACAACTGCGCGGTGCAGTACGGCATCACCCGCGAAGCGCAGGACGAGTGGGCGCTACGCAGTCACCAGCGCGCGGTCAAGGCCATCGACTCCGGCTCCTTCCTCGACGAGATCGTGCCAGTCCGGGTGCCGCAGGCCGACGGCTCGACCATCACCTTCAGCCAGGATGAACATCCACGCCGCGACAGTTCACTCGAGACACTTGCGGGCCTGAAGGTGCTCCATCCCGAGATCGACGGCTTCACCGTGACCGCCGGCAACTCCTCAGGTGTCAACGACGCCGCCGCCGCGGTGGCGCTGACCACCCCGGATGCCTCCCGCGAGGTGCTGGCGCACGTGCTGTCGTGGTCGGCAGTCGGCGTGGCGCCGAACCGTACCGGCAGCGGACCCATCACCGCCATCCCCAAGGCACTGGAGCTGGCCGGCCGCAAACTGCAAGACGTGGCACTGTTCGAGATCAACGAGGCGTTCGCCGCCCAGGCAGTCGCGTGTGCCCGAGAGCTCGGGCTCGACGAGGAGATCGTCAACGTCTATGGGTCAGGCATCAGCCTGGGCCATCCGATCGCGGCAACCGGGGCCCGAATGGTCACCTCGGCGATCTACGAACTGCGCAGGCGTGGTGGCGGTCTCGGCGTGTTGTCCATGTGCGCCGGCGGCGGCATGGGCGCGGCGATGGTCATCGAGGTGAGCTGA
- a CDS encoding MaoC family dehydratase has product MKVIGSVDEAVATIGEELGVSRWVEIDQTRIDEFADVTMDHQWIHVDVEKAKAESPYGATIAHGFLTISLIPGVSKDNYRVQNAKLGINYGLNKVRFLSPVKVGSRIRVRSQLADATPVGEDAVNLTVRHTVEIDGVDKPAAVAELIARFVF; this is encoded by the coding sequence ATGAAGGTGATCGGGTCTGTCGACGAGGCGGTCGCGACGATCGGCGAGGAACTCGGAGTGAGCCGGTGGGTAGAGATCGACCAGACCCGTATCGACGAGTTCGCGGACGTGACGATGGACCACCAGTGGATCCATGTCGATGTCGAGAAGGCCAAGGCTGAAAGTCCCTACGGCGCCACGATTGCCCATGGCTTCCTGACGATTTCGCTGATCCCGGGCGTGAGCAAGGACAACTATCGCGTGCAGAACGCGAAATTGGGCATTAACTACGGCCTGAACAAGGTGCGCTTCCTGTCCCCGGTCAAGGTCGGTAGCCGCATCCGGGTCCGCTCCCAGCTCGCCGACGCCACCCCGGTGGGAGAGGACGCCGTGAACCTGACGGTTCGTCATACCGTCGAGATCGACGGCGTCGACAAACCGGCCGCAGTCGCCGAACTGATCGCGCGGTTCGTGTTCTGA
- a CDS encoding Rieske 2Fe-2S domain-containing protein, with protein MKGLPSMQPTGWFQVGWSADIASGDVIGLRYFGVELVAFRDLDGFVHVLNAHCQHLGANLSKGGCVVEDGIQCPFHGWVWNGHGRNVRIPYENRPNRGRKVRSWPVAELNDSIYIWHDASGRDPMWEVPDGLRVLGDHIRDRGYLPVGPEARIKFPGIHVHPQVIAENAVDPHHFRFVHHTPVSPTVLRESSDDSTWSAKVGFGRRWSDGVDIPGETTNTLEIYWSGLGIAFNGEHTREGYRVIAICATPVDDETSDIFSTYWIDEANGNYDERLKAAQAALPDDIAIWDSQVYMDPPGLTASEAAGFRQLRNWARGFYPETATAAADSTSSGVR; from the coding sequence ATGAAGGGCCTGCCCAGCATGCAGCCGACCGGATGGTTCCAGGTCGGTTGGAGCGCCGACATCGCCAGCGGTGATGTCATCGGTTTGCGTTATTTCGGCGTCGAACTGGTCGCCTTCCGTGATCTCGACGGGTTCGTGCACGTGCTCAACGCGCATTGCCAACACCTTGGCGCGAACCTGTCCAAGGGCGGTTGCGTCGTCGAGGACGGCATTCAATGCCCGTTCCATGGCTGGGTATGGAACGGGCACGGCCGCAATGTGCGGATCCCGTATGAGAACCGTCCGAACCGTGGCCGCAAGGTGCGGTCTTGGCCGGTGGCCGAACTCAACGATTCCATCTACATCTGGCATGACGCGTCTGGACGCGACCCGATGTGGGAGGTGCCGGACGGGCTGCGGGTACTCGGGGACCACATCCGTGATCGGGGGTACCTCCCGGTTGGGCCGGAGGCGCGCATCAAGTTCCCAGGGATCCACGTGCACCCGCAGGTCATTGCCGAGAACGCCGTCGATCCGCATCATTTCCGATTTGTCCACCACACCCCGGTGAGCCCAACGGTGTTGCGGGAGAGCAGCGACGATTCGACGTGGTCGGCAAAGGTCGGCTTCGGCCGTCGGTGGAGCGATGGGGTCGACATTCCGGGGGAGACCACCAACACCCTGGAGATCTACTGGTCCGGCCTCGGCATTGCCTTCAACGGCGAACACACCCGCGAGGGGTACCGGGTCATCGCCATCTGCGCCACGCCAGTCGACGACGAGACGTCAGATATCTTCTCCACGTACTGGATCGACGAGGCCAACGGCAACTACGACGAACGCCTGAAGGCGGCCCAGGCGGCATTGCCCGACGATATCGCGATCTGGGACAGCCAGGTCTATATGGATCCGCCGGGCCTGACCGCCTCCGAAGCCGCGGGGTTCCGCCAGCTGCGCAATTGGGCTCGCGGCTTCTATCCCGAAACTGCCACAGCTGCTGCTGATTCCACGTCGTCCGGCGTCCGCTGA